Proteins co-encoded in one Nitrospiraceae bacterium genomic window:
- a CDS encoding flavodoxin family protein — protein MQITAFLGSPRKDGNTELLLKESIKGVEDSGFRVQVFNLSKMKISPCLDCDGCAETGLCVIDDEMVQIYDSIRQSDRIILASPIFFFGLSAQTKIMIDRCQAFWCEKYILKKNIPPGKFGRKGLLLLVGGMKNEIGITCGEATAKAFFRTVSMPEHKTLSYLGVDAKGEILKKPDALKQAYEAGKELAKT, from the coding sequence ATGCAGATAACCGCATTTCTCGGAAGCCCGAGAAAAGACGGAAATACAGAATTGCTTTTAAAAGAATCCATTAAAGGGGTTGAGGATTCAGGATTTAGAGTTCAGGTCTTCAACCTCTCTAAGATGAAAATCTCTCCGTGTCTTGACTGTGACGGCTGCGCTGAAACAGGGCTGTGTGTTATTGATGATGAGATGGTTCAGATATATGATTCAATAAGACAGTCAGACAGAATAATACTCGCCTCTCCCATATTCTTTTTTGGGTTAAGCGCCCAGACAAAGATAATGATAGACCGATGCCAGGCATTTTGGTGCGAAAAATATATCTTGAAAAAAAACATTCCTCCAGGAAAGTTCGGAAGAAAAGGGCTTTTGCTTCTTGTCGGCGGGATGAAAAATGAAATTGGGATAACATGCGGAGAAGCAACTGCAAAGGCTTTTTTCAGGACAGTCAGCATGCCTGAACATAAAACCTTAAGCTATCTTGGTGTTGATGCAAAGGGAGAGATTCTTAAAAAACCCGATGCATTAAAACAAGCATACGAAGCTGGAAAAGAACTGGCAAAAACTTAG
- a CDS encoding zinc ribbon domain-containing protein, protein MDENIEGYEYECAGCGTPVKPDEPKCPKCGETLEGLISIPSDTPASLAGINEEDFVTFVEENANKYLQKFRKIEAGEKPWLWPAFLFGPWWLAHRKLYLWALLALLLERIPFVNIGAHICWGIYGNTLYYKRCKKKILKIRAKYPASEISSQLTKKGGVSIVMPLLFVIATIGVIAAVVFGHFFGK, encoded by the coding sequence ATGGACGAAAATATTGAAGGATATGAATATGAATGTGCTGGCTGTGGCACCCCTGTAAAACCCGATGAGCCAAAATGTCCAAAATGCGGTGAAACCTTAGAAGGCCTCATTTCTATTCCTTCTGATACACCTGCCTCCTTAGCAGGAATAAATGAAGAAGATTTCGTTACCTTTGTCGAGGAAAATGCAAACAAATATTTACAAAAGTTTCGGAAAATAGAGGCGGGCGAGAAACCATGGCTTTGGCCCGCCTTTCTATTTGGACCTTGGTGGCTGGCACATCGGAAACTTTATTTGTGGGCATTGCTTGCTCTTCTTCTCGAAAGAATTCCTTTCGTTAATATCGGTGCTCATATATGCTGGGGTATTTATGGCAACACTCTTTATTACAAAAGATGTAAAAAGAAAATTCTGAAGATAAGAGCAAAATATCCAGCTTCTGAAATCTCCTCTCAACTGACTAAAAAGGGTGGCGTTAGTATAGTCATGCCGCTACTCTTCGTGATAGCAACAATCGGCGTAATTGCGGCAGTTGTCTTTGGGCACTTTTTCGGCAAATAA
- a CDS encoding N-acetyltransferase: protein MGIAIRLENERDYFYVEELTREAFWNLYFPGCNEHYLCHILRDHKDFIKELDYVAEIDGNVVGSIMYTKSKLIGEDEERVETVSFGPLCVHPDYQRKGIGTALIEKTKKIVQERNIPAIAIYGDPHNYCKHGFKNGIDYNVSNMI, encoded by the coding sequence ATGGGAATAGCAATTCGTCTGGAAAATGAACGAGATTATTTTTATGTTGAGGAATTAACGAGGGAAGCTTTTTGGAATCTATATTTCCCTGGATGTAATGAACACTATCTGTGTCATATTTTAAGAGACCATAAAGATTTTATTAAAGAACTTGATTATGTTGCAGAAATAGACGGAAATGTTGTTGGTTCAATTATGTATACAAAATCAAAGCTTATTGGAGAGGATGAAGAAAGGGTAGAAACAGTATCATTTGGTCCTTTGTGTGTTCACCCAGACTATCAAAGAAAAGGAATTGGTACAGCACTAATTGAAAAAACAAAAAAAATAGTGCAAGAAAGAAATATTCCAGCAATAGCAATTTATGGTGATCCTCACAATTATTGTAAGCATGGTTTTAAAAATGGAATTGACTATAACGTAAGCAATATGATATGA